In Lemur catta isolate mLemCat1 chromosome 1, mLemCat1.pri, whole genome shotgun sequence, one DNA window encodes the following:
- the KIN gene encoding DNA/RNA-binding protein KIN17 isoform X3, translating to MGKSDFLTPKAIANRIKSKGLQKLRWYCQMCQKQCRDENGFKCHCMSESHQRQLLLASENPQQFMDYFSEEFRNDFLELLRRRFGTKRVHNNIVYNEYISHREHIHMNATQWETLTDFTKWLGREGLCKVDETPKGWYIQYIDRDPETIRRQLELEKKKKQDLDDEEKTAKFIEEQVRRGLEGKEQETPIFTELSRESDEEKVTFNLNKGAGSSAGATSSKSSSLGPSALKTVGSTASVKRKESPQSSAQSKEKKKKKSALDEIMEIEEEKKRTARTDYWLQPEIIVKIITKKLGDKYHKKKGIVKEVIDKYTAVVKMIDSGDKLKLDQTHLETVIPAPGKRILVLNGGYRGNEGTLESINEKTFSATIVIETGMALF from the exons ATGGGAAAGTCAGATTTTCTTACCCCTAAGGCTATTGCCAATAGGATCAAATCCAAGGGGCTTCAGAAGCTGCGCTGGTATTGCCAGATGTGCCAAAAGCAGTGTCGGGACGAG aatgGCTTTAAGTGTCATTGTATGTCCGAATCTCATCAGAGACAACTATTACTGGCTTCAGAAAATCCTCAGCAGTTTATGGATTATTTTTCAGA gGAATTCCGAAACGACTTTCTAGAACTTCTCAGGAGACGCTTTG GCACGAAGAGAGTCCACAACAACATTGTCTACAATGAATATATCAGCCACCGAGAGCACATCCACATGAATGCCACCCAGTGGGAAACTCTGACTGATTTTACCAAGTGGCTGGGCAGAGAGG GCTTGTGCAAAGTGGACGAGACACCCAAAGGCTGGTACATTCAGTACATAGACAGGGACCCCGAAACCATCCGCCGGCAACTGGagctggagaaaaagaagaagcagGACCTTGATGATGAAGAAAAAACTGCCAAATTTATTGAAGAGCAAGTGAGAAGAGGTCTGGAAGGGAAGGAACAG gagacccCTATTTTTACGGAATTAAGTAGAGAAAGTGATGAAGAGAaag ttacGTTTAATTTGAATAAAGGAGCAGGTAGTTCAGCAGGAGCAACATCTTCCAAGTCAAG TTCTTTGGGGCCAAGTGCACTGAAGACGGTAGGGAGTACAGCATCAGTGAAACGAAAAGAATCTCCCCAGAGCTCAGCTCAGtccaaggaaaagaagaaaaagaaatctgcactGGATGAGATCATGGAG AttgaagaggagaagaaaagaactgCCCGAACAGATTATTGGCTACAGCCT gAAATCATCGTAAAAATTATAACCAAAAAACTGGGTGACAAATATCACAAGAAAAAGGGTATTGTTAAG GAAGTCATTGACAAATACACAGCTGTGGTGAAGATGATTGATTCTGGAGACAAGCTGAAACTTGACCAGACTCATTTAGAGACAGTAATTCCAGCACCAG GAAAAAGAATCCTAGTTTTAAATGGAGGTTACAGAGGAAATGAAGGTACCCTAGAGTCCATCAATGAGAAGACTTTTTCAGCTACTATAGTCATTGAAACT GGAATGGCTCTCTTCTAA
- the KIN gene encoding DNA/RNA-binding protein KIN17 isoform X1: MGKSDFLTPKAIANRIKSKGLQKLRWYCQMCQKQCRDENGFKCHCMSESHQRQLLLASENPQQFMDYFSEEFRNDFLELLRRRFGTKRVHNNIVYNEYISHREHIHMNATQWETLTDFTKWLGREGLCKVDETPKGWYIQYIDRDPETIRRQLELEKKKKQDLDDEEKTAKFIEEQVRRGLEGKEQETPIFTELSRESDEEKVTFNLNKGAGSSAGATSSKSSSLGPSALKTVGSTASVKRKESPQSSAQSKEKKKKKSALDEIMEIEEEKKRTARTDYWLQPEIIVKIITKKLGDKYHKKKGIVKEVIDKYTAVVKMIDSGDKLKLDQTHLETVIPAPGKRILVLNGGYRGNEGTLESINEKTFSATIVIETWLCRLQQVASPAAMCVLQLGKRSLTDCVEGKPAWAIAAVPPCSGAPHVATANQGG; encoded by the exons ATGGGAAAGTCAGATTTTCTTACCCCTAAGGCTATTGCCAATAGGATCAAATCCAAGGGGCTTCAGAAGCTGCGCTGGTATTGCCAGATGTGCCAAAAGCAGTGTCGGGACGAG aatgGCTTTAAGTGTCATTGTATGTCCGAATCTCATCAGAGACAACTATTACTGGCTTCAGAAAATCCTCAGCAGTTTATGGATTATTTTTCAGA gGAATTCCGAAACGACTTTCTAGAACTTCTCAGGAGACGCTTTG GCACGAAGAGAGTCCACAACAACATTGTCTACAATGAATATATCAGCCACCGAGAGCACATCCACATGAATGCCACCCAGTGGGAAACTCTGACTGATTTTACCAAGTGGCTGGGCAGAGAGG GCTTGTGCAAAGTGGACGAGACACCCAAAGGCTGGTACATTCAGTACATAGACAGGGACCCCGAAACCATCCGCCGGCAACTGGagctggagaaaaagaagaagcagGACCTTGATGATGAAGAAAAAACTGCCAAATTTATTGAAGAGCAAGTGAGAAGAGGTCTGGAAGGGAAGGAACAG gagacccCTATTTTTACGGAATTAAGTAGAGAAAGTGATGAAGAGAaag ttacGTTTAATTTGAATAAAGGAGCAGGTAGTTCAGCAGGAGCAACATCTTCCAAGTCAAG TTCTTTGGGGCCAAGTGCACTGAAGACGGTAGGGAGTACAGCATCAGTGAAACGAAAAGAATCTCCCCAGAGCTCAGCTCAGtccaaggaaaagaagaaaaagaaatctgcactGGATGAGATCATGGAG AttgaagaggagaagaaaagaactgCCCGAACAGATTATTGGCTACAGCCT gAAATCATCGTAAAAATTATAACCAAAAAACTGGGTGACAAATATCACAAGAAAAAGGGTATTGTTAAG GAAGTCATTGACAAATACACAGCTGTGGTGAAGATGATTGATTCTGGAGACAAGCTGAAACTTGACCAGACTCATTTAGAGACAGTAATTCCAGCACCAG GAAAAAGAATCCTAGTTTTAAATGGAGGTTACAGAGGAAATGAAGGTACCCTAGAGTCCATCAATGAGAAGACTTTTTCAGCTACTATAGTCATTGAAACT TGGCTCTGCCGTCTTCAACAAGTGGCATCTCCAGCTGCCATGTGTGTGCTTCAGTTGGGCAAGAGGAGCCTGACGGATTGCGTGGAGGGAAAGCCCGCCTGGGCCATCGCTGCTGTTCCTCCGTGCTCTGGAGCCCCACACGTGGCCACAGCTAACCAGGGGGGCTAG
- the KIN gene encoding DNA/RNA-binding protein KIN17 isoform X2, with translation MGKSDFLTPKAIANRIKSKGLQKLRWYCQMCQKQCRDENGFKCHCMSESHQRQLLLASENPQQFMDYFSEEFRNDFLELLRRRFGTKRVHNNIVYNEYISHREHIHMNATQWETLTDFTKWLGREGLCKVDETPKGWYIQYIDRDPETIRRQLELEKKKKQDLDDEEKTAKFIEEQVRRGLEGKEQETPIFTELSRESDEEKVTFNLNKGAGSSAGATSSKSSSLGPSALKTVGSTASVKRKESPQSSAQSKEKKKKKSALDEIMEIEEEKKRTARTDYWLQPEIIVKIITKKLGDKYHKKKGIVKEVIDKYTAVVKMIDSGDKLKLDQTHLETVIPAPGKRILVLNGGYRGNEGTLESINEKTFSATIVIETGPLKGRRVEGIQYEDISKLA, from the exons ATGGGAAAGTCAGATTTTCTTACCCCTAAGGCTATTGCCAATAGGATCAAATCCAAGGGGCTTCAGAAGCTGCGCTGGTATTGCCAGATGTGCCAAAAGCAGTGTCGGGACGAG aatgGCTTTAAGTGTCATTGTATGTCCGAATCTCATCAGAGACAACTATTACTGGCTTCAGAAAATCCTCAGCAGTTTATGGATTATTTTTCAGA gGAATTCCGAAACGACTTTCTAGAACTTCTCAGGAGACGCTTTG GCACGAAGAGAGTCCACAACAACATTGTCTACAATGAATATATCAGCCACCGAGAGCACATCCACATGAATGCCACCCAGTGGGAAACTCTGACTGATTTTACCAAGTGGCTGGGCAGAGAGG GCTTGTGCAAAGTGGACGAGACACCCAAAGGCTGGTACATTCAGTACATAGACAGGGACCCCGAAACCATCCGCCGGCAACTGGagctggagaaaaagaagaagcagGACCTTGATGATGAAGAAAAAACTGCCAAATTTATTGAAGAGCAAGTGAGAAGAGGTCTGGAAGGGAAGGAACAG gagacccCTATTTTTACGGAATTAAGTAGAGAAAGTGATGAAGAGAaag ttacGTTTAATTTGAATAAAGGAGCAGGTAGTTCAGCAGGAGCAACATCTTCCAAGTCAAG TTCTTTGGGGCCAAGTGCACTGAAGACGGTAGGGAGTACAGCATCAGTGAAACGAAAAGAATCTCCCCAGAGCTCAGCTCAGtccaaggaaaagaagaaaaagaaatctgcactGGATGAGATCATGGAG AttgaagaggagaagaaaagaactgCCCGAACAGATTATTGGCTACAGCCT gAAATCATCGTAAAAATTATAACCAAAAAACTGGGTGACAAATATCACAAGAAAAAGGGTATTGTTAAG GAAGTCATTGACAAATACACAGCTGTGGTGAAGATGATTGATTCTGGAGACAAGCTGAAACTTGACCAGACTCATTTAGAGACAGTAATTCCAGCACCAG GAAAAAGAATCCTAGTTTTAAATGGAGGTTACAGAGGAAATGAAGGTACCCTAGAGTCCATCAATGAGAAGACTTTTTCAGCTACTATAGTCATTGAAACT gGCCCTTTAAAAGGACGCAGAGTTGAAGGAATTCAATATGAAGACATTTCTAAACTTGCCTGA
- the KIN gene encoding DNA/RNA-binding protein KIN17 isoform X4 — MGKSDFLTPKAIANRIKSKGLQKLRWYCQMCQKQCRDENGFKCHCMSESHQRQLLLASENPQQFMDYFSEEFRNDFLELLRRRFGTKRVHNNIVYNEYISHREHIHMNATQWETLTDFTKWLGREGLCKVDETPKGWYIQYIDRDPETIRRQLELEKKKKQDLDDEEKTAKFIEEQVRRGLEGKEQETPIFTELSRESDEEKVTFNLNKGAGSSAGATSSKSSSLGPSALKTVGSTASVKRKESPQSSAQSKEKKKKKSALDEIMEIEEEKKRTARTDYWLQPEIIVKIITKKLGDKYHKKKGIVKEVIDKYTAVVKMIDSGDKLKLDQTHLETVIPAPGKRILVLNGGYRGNEGTLESINEKTFSATIVIETDCTG; from the exons ATGGGAAAGTCAGATTTTCTTACCCCTAAGGCTATTGCCAATAGGATCAAATCCAAGGGGCTTCAGAAGCTGCGCTGGTATTGCCAGATGTGCCAAAAGCAGTGTCGGGACGAG aatgGCTTTAAGTGTCATTGTATGTCCGAATCTCATCAGAGACAACTATTACTGGCTTCAGAAAATCCTCAGCAGTTTATGGATTATTTTTCAGA gGAATTCCGAAACGACTTTCTAGAACTTCTCAGGAGACGCTTTG GCACGAAGAGAGTCCACAACAACATTGTCTACAATGAATATATCAGCCACCGAGAGCACATCCACATGAATGCCACCCAGTGGGAAACTCTGACTGATTTTACCAAGTGGCTGGGCAGAGAGG GCTTGTGCAAAGTGGACGAGACACCCAAAGGCTGGTACATTCAGTACATAGACAGGGACCCCGAAACCATCCGCCGGCAACTGGagctggagaaaaagaagaagcagGACCTTGATGATGAAGAAAAAACTGCCAAATTTATTGAAGAGCAAGTGAGAAGAGGTCTGGAAGGGAAGGAACAG gagacccCTATTTTTACGGAATTAAGTAGAGAAAGTGATGAAGAGAaag ttacGTTTAATTTGAATAAAGGAGCAGGTAGTTCAGCAGGAGCAACATCTTCCAAGTCAAG TTCTTTGGGGCCAAGTGCACTGAAGACGGTAGGGAGTACAGCATCAGTGAAACGAAAAGAATCTCCCCAGAGCTCAGCTCAGtccaaggaaaagaagaaaaagaaatctgcactGGATGAGATCATGGAG AttgaagaggagaagaaaagaactgCCCGAACAGATTATTGGCTACAGCCT gAAATCATCGTAAAAATTATAACCAAAAAACTGGGTGACAAATATCACAAGAAAAAGGGTATTGTTAAG GAAGTCATTGACAAATACACAGCTGTGGTGAAGATGATTGATTCTGGAGACAAGCTGAAACTTGACCAGACTCATTTAGAGACAGTAATTCCAGCACCAG GAAAAAGAATCCTAGTTTTAAATGGAGGTTACAGAGGAAATGAAGGTACCCTAGAGTCCATCAATGAGAAGACTTTTTCAGCTACTATAGTCATTGAAACT GACTGTACAGGGTAG
- the KIN gene encoding DNA/RNA-binding protein KIN17 isoform X5, with product MALSVIVCPNLIRDNYYWLQKILSSLWIIFQSTKRVHNNIVYNEYISHREHIHMNATQWETLTDFTKWLGREGLCKVDETPKGWYIQYIDRDPETIRRQLELEKKKKQDLDDEEKTAKFIEEQVRRGLEGKEQETPIFTELSRESDEEKVTFNLNKGAGSSAGATSSKSSSLGPSALKTVGSTASVKRKESPQSSAQSKEKKKKKSALDEIMEIEEEKKRTARTDYWLQPEIIVKIITKKLGDKYHKKKGIVKEVIDKYTAVVKMIDSGDKLKLDQTHLETVIPAPGKRILVLNGGYRGNEGTLESINEKTFSATIVIETWLCRLQQVASPAAMCVLQLGKRSLTDCVEGKPAWAIAAVPPCSGAPHVATANQGG from the exons atgGCTTTAAGTGTCATTGTATGTCCGAATCTCATCAGAGACAACTATTACTGGCTTCAGAAAATCCTCAGCAGTTTATGGATTATTTTTCAGA GCACGAAGAGAGTCCACAACAACATTGTCTACAATGAATATATCAGCCACCGAGAGCACATCCACATGAATGCCACCCAGTGGGAAACTCTGACTGATTTTACCAAGTGGCTGGGCAGAGAGG GCTTGTGCAAAGTGGACGAGACACCCAAAGGCTGGTACATTCAGTACATAGACAGGGACCCCGAAACCATCCGCCGGCAACTGGagctggagaaaaagaagaagcagGACCTTGATGATGAAGAAAAAACTGCCAAATTTATTGAAGAGCAAGTGAGAAGAGGTCTGGAAGGGAAGGAACAG gagacccCTATTTTTACGGAATTAAGTAGAGAAAGTGATGAAGAGAaag ttacGTTTAATTTGAATAAAGGAGCAGGTAGTTCAGCAGGAGCAACATCTTCCAAGTCAAG TTCTTTGGGGCCAAGTGCACTGAAGACGGTAGGGAGTACAGCATCAGTGAAACGAAAAGAATCTCCCCAGAGCTCAGCTCAGtccaaggaaaagaagaaaaagaaatctgcactGGATGAGATCATGGAG AttgaagaggagaagaaaagaactgCCCGAACAGATTATTGGCTACAGCCT gAAATCATCGTAAAAATTATAACCAAAAAACTGGGTGACAAATATCACAAGAAAAAGGGTATTGTTAAG GAAGTCATTGACAAATACACAGCTGTGGTGAAGATGATTGATTCTGGAGACAAGCTGAAACTTGACCAGACTCATTTAGAGACAGTAATTCCAGCACCAG GAAAAAGAATCCTAGTTTTAAATGGAGGTTACAGAGGAAATGAAGGTACCCTAGAGTCCATCAATGAGAAGACTTTTTCAGCTACTATAGTCATTGAAACT TGGCTCTGCCGTCTTCAACAAGTGGCATCTCCAGCTGCCATGTGTGTGCTTCAGTTGGGCAAGAGGAGCCTGACGGATTGCGTGGAGGGAAAGCCCGCCTGGGCCATCGCTGCTGTTCCTCCGTGCTCTGGAGCCCCACACGTGGCCACAGCTAACCAGGGGGGCTAG